A stretch of DNA from Pseudanabaena sp. BC1403:
CTAGCCAACGCCATTCATGTCCCCTATCAAAGAGTAAATGAAATCATCAATCGCCGCCGAGGTATCACACCTAGCACTGCCCTCCGCCTAGCCAAATTCTTTTCCACATCACCAGACTTCTGGATGAATCTTCAACAATGTTGGGACTTATATCACGCTCAACAAACAGAAAATGATGAATTGCAAACCATTCAACCACTAACAACGTTAGCGATCGGCTAAATCAAAAATGACAAATGCAACCAAACTTCAAAACCTTCCAGCCTATACAGTAGCCGATGCCGCTCGTTACTTGCGGATTCCATCGGGTACATTACAAGCTTGGCTACATGGGC
This window harbors:
- a CDS encoding HigA family addiction module antitoxin encodes the protein MTRIPTHRPPTHAGEMLLEEFLIPLGLTQQELANAIHVPYQRVNEIINRRRGITPSTALRLAKFFSTSPDFWMNLQQCWDLYHAQQTENDELQTIQPLTTLAIG